ATCAGGTGACGAACTTCGACTGGTGACAATGACGTTATATCCTTCAATAAGTCCATGAGGACACCTCCTAAATTGTGGCTGTTAACTTATCCAACCAATTAATATCAGTTTTATTTTCAATATAATCAGGTTCATTTAATAACTGAACTAGAAAATCTAGATTTGTATTTACCCCAGAGATAACTGCCTCATCAAGTGCTGTTTTCATTAGAGTAATTGCTTTTTTTCTTGAGGGGCCAAAAGTAATTATCTTGGCAACCATTGAATCATAGTTAGGAGGGATGATATATCCTTGATAGAGTCCGGTATCAACTCGAATACCATATCCACTTGGTAGGTGTAAAGCAGATATTTTACCGGCAGTTAATGCATTTATTCGACATTCAAGTGCAAAATTATTTGTTGTAATGTACTCCTGATTAAAAGGCAAGGGTTCACCTCGAGCAATTAAAAGTTGCAATTCAACAAGATCAAGTCCACTTGTCAGTTCACTAACGGGATGTTCGACTTGTATGCGAGTGTTCATCTCCATAAAGTAAAAATGTTCAGGATCGTCTAATAAGAATTCCATTGTTCCTGCACCAACATAACCGATTTCTTTTGCGGCTTTCACAGAAACAGCGAACATTCTTTGCCGAGTTTTTTCTGGTAATGCAATTGCGGGTGCTTCCTCAATTACTTTTTGGTGATGTTGTTGGATAGTACAATCCCGTTCACCAACCGCAGTTACATTGCCTTGATGATCGGCAATGATTTGAACTTCGATATGGCGCGGATGTGGTAGGTATTTTTCAAGATACATATGATTATCATTGAAAGCGTGTTGAGCCTCGCTTTGAGCTAAGCCAAATTCTTTGCTGAAGTTTTCGGCACTTTGAATGACCCGCATTCCTTTGCCACCACCACCTGCACTTGCTTTTAGCATAACTGGAAAACCAATTTTTTTAGCGAATGCTGAACCGCTAATTAAGTCGGTAAATTCAGTGTCTCCTCCTGGAACGACAGGGACTCCAGCCTTTAACATTGTCTCTCTGGCACGGGCTTTTTCACCCATTAATGCAATTACACGAGATTGTGGACCAATAAAGGTGATTTTTTCATCTTCACATTTTTTAGCAAATTCCTCATTTTCAGATAAGAATCCATATCCAGGATGAATAGCATCAGATTGAGTGATTTCTGCCGCTGCAATTATTTCACGAATATTCAAGTAACTTTTATTTGGTTCAGCTGGGCCAATGCAGATGGCCTCATCTGCAAGTTGGACGTGTAGGCTATTTTTATCAGCTACGGAGTAAACCGCTACAGCCTTCAATCCTAGGTTGTGGCAAGCACGAATAATACGAACAGCAATTTCGCCGCGATTTGCAACCAAAACTTTTTTCAAAATCAACACCTCAATTCTTGAGGACAATGAGTGGCGTATTGTACTCAACCGTACTCTCATTAGTGACCAAAATTTCGGTAATAGTACCAGTAACCTCAGATTTAACCTCAGTCATCATTTTCATTGCCTCTATGATACCGATGACCTGACCTTTTTGAATCTTGTCACCAATTTTGACGAAAGTATCTTCTTGTGGACTTGGTGAGGTATAAAAGGTTCCAACGAAAGGTGCATTTATTGTAATTTTTTTACTTTTTTCAGGTATTGTTTTTTTATCAGTCACGGATTCTTGTTCATTTGTAATTGGAGCAGCAATTTTTATTTCTTTTTTTAAAGTAATCTGATTTTCACCATTCTTAATTTCGAGGTAGGTAAGACCAGCCTCTTGAAATTTACTAATTAATTCATCTAAACTTGGTATTTCCATAACAGAAGTCTCCTTTAACTATTAGAAATTATTTCTTCGATTTTTTTACTTGTCCTTCTGATAGGACCAATTGGATATTGATACCGTTTTTGATAAATAGAAGTCGTTAAATCTTCTAAAAATTTGTATTGATTTCGTAGAGCATCGATCGCTTCCTTGAGTGAAACTTCTTCAAAGGTAAGTGGTTGACCTGCACCAAATTGAACAAATTTGCCAAGGTCTGCTCCAATTATTGTCGCAATCACTGGATAACCACCAGCGGTTTGACGGTCTGCCAATAAAACAATTGGCTGACCCGCTCTAGTTATTTGAATATTACCCAGTACGGTTCCTTCAGATAACATACTCTTTTGTGGTATTTCAAGATTTGGACCATCTAGTCTGAAACCCATTCGATCGGTTTGTGATGAAATAGTGAAAGGCTCAGCAATAAATGTTTGCTTTGCATTTTCAGAAAACAGGTTCCACTGAGGACCCTTGATAAAACGAATTGAACTGCCAGATGGTTCATGCCAAGGTAAGCTGCGGTTGGTTAGACTTGTGATTTGGTAGCAATTATTGACCGGTAAACGATCTCCGCTGGCAAGTGCTCGCCCATAATATCCTCCAAGTGTAAGACGAGTATTAGTGGATTGACTATCCAGGATAGGTGCAACTTGAAGTCCGTTGTTAGCAAAAGCGATATAACCAAAGCGCCCACTTTTCATAGGATGAAATGCTAAGACATCGCCTCTTTTTACAGCATAAGTGGTATTCAAGTTGATAGCTGAATTATTCAGCGTAGGTGCAGAAGCACCTCCAGTAATTGCAATGAAGGTTTCAACATTAAATTGGATAGTTGGTCCCAGAATACTAAACTCTAAGATTGCAGATTCTTCAGAATT
Above is a window of Liquorilactobacillus hordei DSM 19519 DNA encoding:
- a CDS encoding acetyl-CoA carboxylase biotin carboxyl carrier protein, with protein sequence MEIPSLDELISKFQEAGLTYLEIKNGENQITLKKEIKIAAPITNEQESVTDKKTIPEKSKKITINAPFVGTFYTSPSPQEDTFVKIGDKIQKGQVIGIIEAMKMMTEVKSEVTGTITEILVTNESTVEYNTPLIVLKN
- a CDS encoding biotin-dependent carboxyltransferase family protein, which translates into the protein MPNIEIINSGLATTVQDLGRIGHQAKGIPVSGAVDQYSYRLANVLVNNSEESAILEFSILGPTIQFNVETFIAITGGASAPTLNNSAINLNTTYAVKRGDVLAFHPMKSGRFGYIAFANNGLQVAPILDSQSTNTRLTLGGYYGRALASGDRLPVNNCYQITSLTNRSLPWHEPSGSSIRFIKGPQWNLFSENAKQTFIAEPFTISSQTDRMGFRLDGPNLEIPQKSMLSEGTVLGNIQITRAGQPIVLLADRQTAGGYPVIATIIGADLGKFVQFGAGQPLTFEEVSLKEAIDALRNQYKFLEDLTTSIYQKRYQYPIGPIRRTSKKIEEIISNS
- a CDS encoding acetyl/propionyl/methylcrotonyl-CoA carboxylase subunit alpha, producing the protein MKKVLVANRGEIAVRIIRACHNLGLKAVAVYSVADKNSLHVQLADEAICIGPAEPNKSYLNIREIIAAAEITQSDAIHPGYGFLSENEEFAKKCEDEKITFIGPQSRVIALMGEKARARETMLKAGVPVVPGGDTEFTDLISGSAFAKKIGFPVMLKASAGGGGKGMRVIQSAENFSKEFGLAQSEAQHAFNDNHMYLEKYLPHPRHIEVQIIADHQGNVTAVGERDCTIQQHHQKVIEEAPAIALPEKTRQRMFAVSVKAAKEIGYVGAGTMEFLLDDPEHFYFMEMNTRIQVEHPVSELTSGLDLVELQLLIARGEPLPFNQEYITTNNFALECRINALTAGKISALHLPSGYGIRVDTGLYQGYIIPPNYDSMVAKIITFGPSRKKAITLMKTALDEAVISGVNTNLDFLVQLLNEPDYIENKTDINWLDKLTATI